The following coding sequences are from one Ornithodoros turicata isolate Travis chromosome 1, ASM3712646v1, whole genome shotgun sequence window:
- the LOC135385262 gene encoding uncharacterized protein LOC135385262 yields the protein MVERLHRQLKAAICARPDPTNWVDHLPWVLLGLRSSLKQDLTCSSAELVFGCPLRLPGDFLEPPSRHPPAGDDFARQLRDHFRTIQPAPPRQPLYRRIFVHPDLNKSSHVFIRADHVKPPLTPVYTGPYQVLSRDDKTVTVDINGHRTAVSQDRLKPAYVEAITYPAQLPVLPTRHKGRPPNRPRQNAVSWSSPLVTHQCLGGEPCSAAI from the coding sequence ATGGTTGAGCGGCTACACAGGCAATTGAAAGCCGCCATCTGCGCGCGCCCCGACCCCACCAACTGGGTCGACCACCTCCCTTGGGTCCTCCTTGGCCTCAGGTCCTCCCTCAAGCAGGACCTTACGTGCAGCTCCGCTGAATTAGTCTTCGGCTGTCCATTACGGTTACCTGGCGATTTCTTGGAGCCCCCTTCCAGGCACCCTCCCGCGGGTGACGACTTCGCCAGACAACTCAGGGATCACTTCCGCACCATCCAACCGGCTCCGCCTCGGCAACCTTTGTACAGAAGGATATTCGTCCACCCCGACCTGAACAAGTCTTCCCACGTGTTCATCCGTGCGGACCACGTGAAGCCCCCGCTTACTCCAGTCTACACAGGCCCGTATCAGGTCCTCTCCCGCGACGACAAGACGGTCACGGTCGACATCAACGGCCATCGGACAGCGGTTTCCCAGGACCGGCTCAAACCCGCATATGTCGAAGCTATCACCTATCCGGCGCAGCTCCCCGTTCTGCCGACACGACACAAGGGCCGTCCGCCTAACCGTCCTCGACAAAACGCTGTCTCCTGGAGCTCTCCTCTGGTAACGCACCAGTGTctagggggggagccctgtagcgcaGCTATCTAA
- the LOC135385277 gene encoding uncharacterized protein LOC135385277, with protein MTTSAQLTLTASAWSDNKPSVVSKPSQAAVVLLPPRGLPHLVTRVEHTQPLPESMASPSGNHSSSADDPPISTTTTLRLPPFWRQNPWSWFRQVEAQFQLRHIQSQQSKYFHVLAGLPPEVAAELDDVLAAVQLDQAYDVLKTAILDRMEVSARAKLQQLLSDEDLGDRKPSQMLHRMKQLLGDSATEEQQPILRELFFQRLPQAMRVVLAGSEDLSLDRLATLADRIADYSEPPKPSIMAAATSEQSPRLDRIELQLQQLTDALQSLTAAGPRRRSRSAPRSRRRSSPTPSQEPQVANRLC; from the coding sequence ATGACGACGAGCGCTCAGCTGACGCTGACGGCGAGCGCGTGGAGCGACAATAAACCTTCAGTTGTTTCCAAACCTTCGCAGGCTGCGGTAGTCCTTCTCCCTCCGCGTGGCCTGCCTCATTTGGTGACCCGCGTCGAACATACGCAGCCCTTGCCTGAGTCGATGGCATCACCCTCAGGCAATCATTCCTCCAGCGCAGATGACCCGCCTATTTCGACGACCACTACGCTGCGGTTGCCCCCTTTTTGGCGCCAGAACCCGTGGTCTTGGTTCAGACAGGTCGAGGCCCAATTTCAGCTTCGACATATCCAGTCCCAACAGTCAAAGTATTTTCACGTTCTGGCTGGTCTTCCTCCGGAAGTTGCGGCAGAACTGGACGATGTCCTCGCCGCAGTTCAGCTCGATCAGGCGTACGACGTTCTGaagaccgccatcttggacaGAATGGAAGTGTCCGCACGCGCTAAACTCCAGCAGCTACTGTCTGACGAAGACTTGGGCGACCGAAAGCCATCGCAGATGCTCCATCGCATGAAACAACTCCTCGGAGATTCCGCTACCGAAGAGCAGCAACCCATCTTGAGAGAGCTGTTCTTTCAGAGACTTCCGCAAGCGATGCGTGTGGTTTTGGCAGGGTCGGAAGATTTATCCCTTGACCGACTGGCCACATTGGCTGACCGGATTGCGGATTACTCAGAGCCCCCTAAGCCGTCCATCATGGCCGCAGCCACCTCGGAGCAGTCCCCGCGCTTGGACCGCATTGAGCTCCAGCTCCAACAGCTCACTGATGCCTTGCAATCTCTCACGGCTGCCGGTCCTCGACGCCGTAGCCGTTCCGCTCCCCGATCCCGCCGCCGCTCATCACCGACTCCTTCTCAAGAACCCCAGGTCGCTAACCGGCTTTGCTGA